From Methanomicrobiales archaeon HGW-Methanomicrobiales-1, a single genomic window includes:
- a CDS encoding YkgJ family cysteine cluster protein: MEDWLLRAETICMECGGHCCDEAHPPVSSACCERLTTAGVSPDVFEFVGYKRLKTRENGECVLSKNGKCSIHAIKPETCRSGPFTFDMNGDMIAIYLKHERICPIVGLLKEVPEAYQQQYDLAVRSITHLVRNLSEDELAVICAIEEPDTDKVAEIPR, translated from the coding sequence ATGGAAGACTGGTTATTACGAGCTGAAACTATCTGTATGGAATGCGGCGGTCACTGCTGCGATGAGGCCCATCCCCCGGTATCATCCGCGTGTTGTGAACGGCTGACCACGGCCGGGGTCTCTCCGGATGTTTTTGAATTTGTCGGGTACAAGCGGTTGAAAACCCGGGAAAATGGTGAATGTGTCCTCTCAAAGAATGGTAAATGCAGCATTCATGCCATCAAGCCCGAGACCTGCCGGTCCGGGCCGTTTACCTTTGATATGAACGGTGACATGATCGCAATTTACCTCAAACATGAGCGGATATGCCCGATTGTCGGCCTGTTAAAAGAAGTGCCCGAGGCGTACCAACAGCAGTACGACCTCGCAGTCAGGAGCATCACCCACCTTGTCCGGAACCTGAGCGAAGACGAGCTTGCGGTGATCTGTGCCATTGAAGAGCCGGATACTGACAAAGTGGCAGAAATACCACGATAA
- a CDS encoding RimK family alpha-L-glutamate ligase, translating into MNRLGIFVDRKTLSNSEQLNALIRCRDVAESLGHTANFIFPVDIHKIKKMDALFIRARTDPMNITYVAAQMARFHGIPVLDDPESIRCCSDKINMYSRLIKKNISLPKTVFLPKQELNVERVTKLFDELGTPLVLKEPSTSFSLRVEKVNDIADFFKVAHRFIKLSDWIVVQQYIESKYDWRIGVLDGKLLYACKYTIPSVTFKIQASVNGHIVYCGVDSVPPEEVPPHVIQLGIDAGNAIGRGLYGVDIKNNNGDAYVIEVNDNPSIESGEDDCYPRVFENIISHLFAA; encoded by the coding sequence ATGAACCGGCTGGGCATCTTTGTTGACCGGAAAACCCTTTCGAATTCCGAGCAGTTAAACGCCCTGATCCGGTGCCGGGATGTGGCCGAGTCCCTGGGGCATACGGCGAATTTTATCTTCCCGGTAGACATCCACAAGATCAAAAAGATGGATGCACTCTTCATCCGGGCCCGGACCGACCCGATGAACATCACGTACGTAGCTGCACAGATGGCCAGGTTTCATGGTATCCCGGTCCTCGATGACCCGGAATCGATCCGGTGCTGTTCGGATAAGATCAACATGTACTCCCGGTTGATCAAAAAGAACATCTCGCTTCCAAAGACCGTCTTTTTGCCAAAACAGGAACTGAATGTCGAACGGGTCACAAAACTTTTCGATGAACTCGGCACCCCCCTTGTGTTGAAAGAGCCTTCCACGTCATTCTCGCTTCGTGTCGAAAAAGTGAATGATATTGCAGATTTTTTCAAGGTGGCCCACCGGTTCATCAAGCTCTCGGACTGGATCGTTGTCCAGCAATACATAGAAAGCAAATATGACTGGAGGATCGGGGTGCTGGACGGCAAATTGCTCTATGCGTGCAAATACACGATACCTTCGGTCACGTTCAAGATACAGGCCTCGGTCAACGGCCATATCGTGTATTGCGGGGTTGACAGTGTGCCTCCCGAAGAGGTCCCGCCCCACGTGATCCAGCTGGGAATCGATGCGGGCAATGCCATCGGCCGGGGGCTATATGGCGTGGATATCAAAAATAATAACGGAGATGCGTACGTGATTGAAGTGAATGACAACCCCTCTATTGAGAGCGGGGAGGACGATTGTTACCCCCGTGTTTTTGAGAATATTATATCCCATCTTTTTGCAGCGTGA
- a CDS encoding transcriptional regulator codes for MHIPTPEELRTRRESLGLKQTELARRAGISQSMVARIEAGNVDPRISTLNKIIVVLNSAEPKKIKALQIMHMPVLSVQPQDAITRAVEIFEKNNISQLPVIERGVPVGCISETVIVKAIEQQRLHKTHLFIVRDFMEPGFPTVPPDMDVETVINILQQNHAVLVVEGRIVRGVITKHDLISLIV; via the coding sequence ATGCATATACCAACTCCCGAAGAACTTCGCACGCGCCGCGAATCACTGGGCCTGAAACAGACTGAACTGGCCCGGCGGGCAGGTATCAGCCAGTCGATGGTAGCAAGGATCGAAGCAGGAAATGTAGACCCCCGTATCAGCACGCTCAACAAGATCATCGTTGTGCTCAACAGCGCCGAGCCCAAGAAGATCAAGGCATTGCAGATCATGCATATGCCCGTGCTCTCCGTCCAGCCGCAGGACGCAATCACCCGCGCAGTTGAGATCTTTGAGAAAAACAATATCTCCCAGCTGCCGGTCATTGAACGGGGCGTTCCTGTCGGGTGCATTTCAGAAACCGTGATCGTCAAGGCAATCGAGCAGCAGCGTCTCCACAAGACTCACCTGTTCATTGTGCGGGATTTCATGGAACCGGGATTTCCCACCGTACCCCCCGATATGGATGTTGAGACGGTGATCAATATCCTCCAGCAGAACCACGCAGTGCTGGTAGTAGAGGGCAGGATTGTCCGTGGCGTTATTACCAAGCATGACCTGATCTCGCTGATTGTCTGA
- the tpiA gene encoding triose-phosphate isomerase, with protein sequence MASPLILVNLKTYREGMGNRAHMIAQAAELVARESGAVIGIAPSYIDLHPLSHHFAIPVYAQHVDGCEPGANTGHITVDAIKTAGAAGSLVNHSERRLTLADIEASVRGLAAHKLISVVCTNNEAASAGAAALGPDYVAIEPPELIGSGVSVSKANPDIIKRSVAAVHAVNPKVKVLTGAGIQSGECVKIAVDLGTDGVLLASSVVKAKDPGAILRDLVSKL encoded by the coding sequence ATGGCTTCACCACTGATCCTTGTCAACCTGAAAACATACCGGGAGGGAATGGGCAACCGTGCCCACATGATCGCACAGGCGGCAGAACTCGTGGCGCGCGAAAGCGGGGCGGTTATTGGCATCGCACCTTCGTATATTGATCTCCATCCGCTCAGCCACCACTTTGCCATTCCGGTCTATGCACAGCACGTGGACGGGTGCGAACCCGGCGCAAATACCGGGCATATCACGGTCGATGCAATTAAAACTGCCGGTGCTGCCGGATCGCTCGTGAACCACTCGGAACGGCGCCTCACACTTGCCGATATCGAAGCATCGGTCAGGGGCCTTGCAGCGCATAAACTCATCTCAGTGGTCTGCACAAACAACGAAGCGGCCAGTGCCGGGGCCGCGGCACTCGGTCCGGATTACGTTGCCATTGAGCCACCGGAACTTATCGGCAGCGGGGTCTCGGTCTCAAAAGCAAATCCCGATATCATAAAGCGCTCGGTTGCCGCAGTGCATGCCGTAAATCCAAAGGTAAAAGTGTTGACCGGTGCGGGTATCCAGTCAGGGGAATGTGTGAAGATTGCCGTAGATCTCGGAACAGATGGCGTGCTGCTCGCATCAAGCGTAGTAAAAGCCAAAGATCCCGGCGCCATTCTCCGGGATCTCGTCTCAAAACTTTAA